The Prevotella fusca JCM 17724 genome includes a window with the following:
- a CDS encoding glycoside hydrolase family 25 protein, producing MVKRRRRRSKRMRNNNRIWWWVTAAFVALVVILVIDLKPWRKQHAAVNDQWPYYDMTKGTYTKDFDGLDISRHQGKIHWDELVEENQQLRFVYIKATEGSSLVDPFYKRNFKAAKERGLLVGSYHFLTNRTSMERQVDNFLSNIDLNQQDLLLLVDIEKDGTRNWKRDIIQKNLAEFIRLVKERTGHSPMIYTNESYYHLNLYPEFNHYRLFIANYNLPPKLPDAKYDIWQSSKKGRVRGIWTYVDIDQLREGVSVDDFKMPK from the coding sequence ATGGTAAAGCGGAGACGCAGGCGCAGCAAACGAATGCGCAATAACAATAGGATATGGTGGTGGGTGACTGCTGCTTTTGTGGCACTGGTCGTAATACTTGTTATCGATCTAAAGCCATGGCGTAAACAACATGCTGCGGTCAACGACCAATGGCCTTATTATGATATGACAAAAGGAACTTATACTAAAGACTTTGACGGACTTGACATCTCTCGCCATCAAGGTAAGATACACTGGGACGAATTGGTAGAGGAGAATCAACAATTACGTTTTGTCTATATCAAGGCAACAGAAGGCAGCTCATTAGTAGACCCTTTTTATAAGCGGAACTTCAAGGCAGCAAAAGAACGCGGATTACTGGTAGGATCGTATCACTTCCTTACCAATCGTACTTCTATGGAACGACAGGTAGATAATTTCCTTTCAAATATTGATTTGAACCAGCAGGACTTACTCCTCCTTGTTGATATTGAAAAGGATGGAACACGTAATTGGAAACGAGATATCATTCAGAAGAATCTTGCTGAATTTATCCGATTGGTAAAGGAACGCACAGGACATTCACCAATGATATATACCAATGAATCTTATTATCATTTGAATCTCTATCCAGAGTTCAATCACTATCGGCTGTTCATTGCAAACTATAATCTTCCTCCGAAACTACCTGATGCCAAGTATGATATATGGCAGTCAAGCAAGAAGGGGAGAGTGCGTGGCATCTGGACTTATGTAGATATTGACCAGCTTCGTGAAGGAGTATCTGTAGATGACTTCAAGATGCCAAAGTAA
- a CDS encoding GDSL-type esterase/lipase family protein, with protein MMKYLLSFLFLYLSSFSAQAQNVTFHGSKHYNIKVNQFNKEGSLPANAIIMLGDSHSEYGENWNRFFPNAKKIINRGIIGDDSRGILKRLNQILPYKPSKIFFECGANDLSHGWSVERTFQGIVNIIETIRRQVPQTKLYVQSLLPLNERVGVWRLLKGKEDMIIQLNNRLKSYCNSQAIPFVDLYTPLLGSHPKAMRAEYCRDGLHLTDKGYEVWANTIRPFINE; from the coding sequence ATGATGAAATACCTCCTTTCGTTTCTCTTTCTTTACCTCAGCAGCTTTTCGGCACAAGCTCAGAATGTTACATTTCATGGCTCAAAACACTATAATATCAAAGTAAATCAATTCAACAAAGAGGGTTCTTTGCCCGCAAATGCCATCATAATGTTGGGAGATAGCCATTCCGAATATGGTGAAAACTGGAATCGCTTCTTCCCCAATGCTAAAAAGATTATAAACCGTGGAATTATCGGTGATGACAGTCGGGGCATCCTAAAACGGTTAAACCAGATTTTACCTTATAAACCAAGCAAGATTTTCTTTGAGTGTGGCGCAAATGATCTGAGCCACGGATGGTCAGTTGAGCGTACCTTTCAAGGAATTGTCAATATCATAGAAACTATTCGCAGGCAGGTACCACAGACCAAACTCTACGTGCAAAGTCTATTACCGCTGAATGAAAGAGTAGGTGTCTGGAGACTTCTCAAAGGCAAAGAAGATATGATAATTCAGCTTAACAACAGACTGAAAAGCTACTGCAACAGTCAGGCAATCCCCTTTGTCGACCTCTATACCCCACTCCTGGGCTCACATCCTAAAGCTATGCGCGCAGAGTATTGCCGTGACGGTCTCCATCTTACCGATAAAGGCTATGAGGTTTGGGCAAACACTATCCGTCCTTTCATTAACGAATAA
- the rlmH gene encoding 23S rRNA (pseudouridine(1915)-N(3))-methyltransferase RlmH — MKTILILVGKTQNKIFKVGIDDYVSRIEHYMPFSITTISELKNTKSLSEDQQKQKEGELILKEIQPSDTVVLLDEHGAEFRSIEYAKWLKQKQNTSRRLVFIIGGPYGFSPDVYTRANEKISLSRMTFSHQMVRLIFTEQLYRACTIIKGEPYHHE, encoded by the coding sequence ATGAAAACAATCCTCATCCTTGTCGGGAAAACGCAGAATAAGATTTTTAAGGTTGGTATAGATGACTATGTCAGCCGTATTGAACATTATATGCCGTTTAGTATTACGACAATTTCTGAATTGAAAAATACGAAAAGTCTTTCAGAAGACCAACAAAAGCAGAAAGAAGGTGAACTGATTTTGAAGGAAATTCAGCCATCTGATACTGTCGTACTGTTAGACGAACATGGTGCGGAATTTCGTTCTATTGAGTATGCTAAATGGTTGAAACAAAAACAGAATACGTCCCGTCGACTTGTTTTTATAATTGGCGGACCGTATGGATTCTCGCCAGATGTTTACACACGTGCTAATGAGAAAATCTCATTGTCACGTATGACATTCTCACATCAGATGGTCAGACTTATCTTTACAGAACAGCTTTATCGTGCCTGCACAATTATAAAAGGTGAACCATATCACCATGAATAA
- a CDS encoding ribonuclease Z codes for MEPFKVRILGCGSALPTLQHYPSSQVVELRDKLFMIDCGEGTQIQLRRLRVHFSKIISVFISHLHGDHCFGLPGMISTFGMTGRTAPLHIYAPAAFEPVLKQTLNFFCQGLEFEVVFHSVDTTQNKVVYEDRSLTVETIPLQHRIECCGYLFREKQILPHIRRDMIDFYNIPVSQINNIKAGADWTTPEGDTIPNNRLTTPAAPARSYAYCSDTRYIKTLHKLLQGVNTLYHESTYAAEDADRARLYWHSTSQQAAQVARDAAVDKLLLGHYSARYGNEEKLLEEAREVFPNTFLSQEGKTFDI; via the coding sequence CCTCTCAGGTAGTTGAACTCAGGGACAAGCTCTTCATGATTGATTGTGGGGAAGGAACACAAATTCAACTCCGTCGCCTGCGCGTACATTTCTCAAAGATTATCTCTGTTTTCATCAGCCACCTTCATGGCGACCATTGCTTTGGTCTGCCCGGCATGATTTCAACCTTTGGTATGACAGGGCGAACTGCTCCTTTGCATATCTATGCACCTGCTGCGTTTGAGCCAGTGCTCAAGCAGACGCTCAACTTCTTTTGTCAGGGCTTGGAGTTTGAAGTAGTTTTCCATTCTGTAGACACAACACAAAACAAGGTTGTTTATGAAGACAGAAGTCTGACGGTTGAAACAATTCCTTTACAGCATAGAATCGAATGTTGCGGATATCTTTTCCGGGAAAAACAAATTCTGCCACACATACGACGTGACATGATTGACTTCTATAATATCCCTGTTAGCCAAATCAACAACATCAAGGCTGGGGCTGACTGGACGACACCAGAGGGGGATACCATTCCCAACAATCGTCTTACAACACCTGCTGCACCTGCTCGCAGTTATGCCTATTGTTCTGATACACGGTACATCAAAACCCTACATAAATTGCTTCAAGGCGTCAACACGCTCTATCACGAAAGCACATACGCTGCCGAGGATGCTGATCGTGCACGTCTCTACTGGCACAGCACGTCGCAGCAAGCTGCACAGGTAGCCCGTGATGCTGCTGTAGACAAGCTCCTTCTGGGGCATTATTCTGCACGCTATGGCAATGAGGAGAAACTGCTAGAGGAAGCAAGAGAGGTGTTCCCCAATACCTTTCTCTCACAGGAAGGAAAGACATTTGATATATAG
- the kdsB gene encoding 3-deoxy-manno-octulosonate cytidylyltransferase, with translation MRFIGIIPARYSSSRFPGKPLAILGGKAVIEHVYRQVSSVMTDVFVATDDQRIYDAVEAFGGKAVMTRTDHQSGTDRICEALDKVGGDFDVVINIQGDEPFIQKSQLETVMQCFDDPRTQIATLGKPFESIEAVRNPNSPKIVLDNDGYALYFSRSVIPFVRGKESEEWLLHFPFLKHIGLYAYRTEVLREVSRLPQSSLELAESLEQLRWLQNGYKIKVGLTDVETIGIDTPEDLQRAEEKLSSL, from the coding sequence ATGAGATTTATTGGAATTATCCCAGCTCGTTATAGTTCCTCACGCTTTCCGGGCAAGCCTCTTGCAATACTTGGAGGAAAAGCTGTAATAGAACATGTTTACAGACAAGTAAGTAGTGTAATGACAGATGTCTTTGTTGCCACAGATGACCAGCGTATCTATGATGCTGTAGAGGCTTTTGGCGGCAAGGCTGTAATGACTCGCACTGACCATCAGAGCGGCACTGACAGAATCTGTGAAGCGCTTGACAAGGTGGGTGGAGACTTTGATGTTGTCATCAACATACAAGGTGATGAGCCTTTCATACAGAAAAGTCAGCTTGAAACAGTCATGCAATGCTTTGACGATCCACGCACACAGATTGCAACACTTGGCAAACCTTTTGAGTCAATTGAGGCTGTGCGGAATCCTAATTCACCAAAGATTGTACTCGACAATGATGGTTATGCACTTTATTTCTCTCGCTCGGTCATTCCTTTCGTCCGTGGCAAAGAAAGCGAAGAATGGCTGTTACACTTCCCATTCCTTAAGCATATCGGTCTCTATGCCTACCGCACAGAAGTACTTCGTGAAGTAAGTCGTCTGCCACAATCGTCACTTGAATTGGCAGAAAGTCTTGAACAACTACGTTGGTTGCAGAATGGTTACAAGATAAAAGTCGGACTCACGGATGTGGAAACTATCGGCATTGATACGCCGGAAGACCTTCAGCGTGCTGAAGAGAAGTTATCCAGCCTATAA
- a CDS encoding Maf-like protein, protein MKHIILASNSPRRRELLAGLGLDFEVKVLPDIAESYPDNLPATGVAGFIAREKAAPYRALIGESDLVITADTVVIVDEEVLGKPKDAEDARRMLQLISGRTHQVVTGVCLLTSDMEHSFSVTTDVTFKQLSDDEIAYYIEHYKPFDKAGAYGIQEWIGYVGVTSISGSYFNVMGLPVQRLWEELKKF, encoded by the coding sequence ATGAAGCATATTATACTTGCCAGTAATTCACCACGTCGTCGTGAGCTTTTAGCAGGATTGGGTCTGGATTTTGAAGTAAAAGTGTTGCCCGATATAGCAGAGTCTTACCCAGACAACCTACCTGCTACTGGTGTAGCTGGCTTTATTGCCCGTGAAAAGGCAGCCCCCTATCGTGCTTTGATAGGGGAGAGTGACCTTGTTATTACAGCAGATACTGTGGTGATTGTTGACGAAGAAGTACTTGGTAAGCCAAAGGATGCGGAGGATGCACGACGTATGCTCCAGCTCATCAGTGGCAGGACGCATCAGGTTGTTACTGGTGTCTGCTTGTTGACAAGTGATATGGAACATTCTTTTTCAGTGACAACTGACGTTACTTTTAAACAGTTGTCAGATGATGAAATTGCATATTACATAGAGCATTACAAGCCTTTTGATAAAGCAGGGGCTTATGGTATTCAGGAATGGATAGGTTATGTTGGAGTCACATCTATCAGCGGAAGTTATTTCAACGTCATGGGGTTGCCCGTGCAAAGATTGTGGGAAGAATTAAAGAAATTTTAA
- a CDS encoding formate--tetrahydrofolate ligase: MKSDIEIARSCNMKQIEEVAATVGIPADALERYGKYMAKVPLSLINEDRVACNRLILVSSISPTRAGIGKTTVSIGLSMALNRIGKRSVLALREPSLGPCFGMKGGAAGGGYAQVVPMEKINLHFTGDFHAITSAHNMIAALLDNYIYQHRSEGFTLKQILWKRVLDVNDRSLRNVVTGLGASTDGLPAQSGFDITPASEIMAALCLADSEKDLRRRIENMVLGITFDDKPFTVRDLGVAGAITVLLMDAIKPNLVQTLEGTPALVHGGPFANIAHGCNSLVATKLAMSLSDYAITEAGFGADLGAEKFLDIKCRKAEIHPRATVLVTTLCGLKMHGGLVDGDSREQERQALVDGFANLDRHVENMQRFGQPVVITLNRYGDDTEEEIKLLSEHCKMLGVGFAENNVFTKGGEGAEELARLVVETIEKQGAKEIHMTYADDDSIEEKVNKIAKNIYGARSVILKKSAQNKLARIHAWGMDRFPVCIAKTQFSFSEDPKQVGVAKNFDITIRDFVINGGSEMIVAIAGDIMRMPGLPKVPQAERIDIVRGQIEGLA; this comes from the coding sequence ATGAAATCTGACATCGAAATTGCACGCTCATGTAACATGAAGCAAATTGAGGAAGTAGCTGCTACAGTAGGCATTCCTGCTGATGCGCTGGAACGTTATGGTAAGTATATGGCAAAGGTTCCTCTTTCATTGATTAATGAAGATCGTGTTGCCTGCAACCGCCTCATTCTCGTTAGTTCCATCTCTCCTACTCGTGCTGGAATTGGTAAGACCACGGTTAGTATCGGTCTGTCCATGGCTCTTAACCGTATTGGCAAGCGTTCGGTACTTGCCCTGCGCGAACCGAGTCTTGGTCCTTGTTTTGGTATGAAGGGCGGTGCAGCTGGTGGTGGATATGCTCAGGTTGTACCTATGGAGAAAATCAATCTCCACTTCACCGGCGATTTCCATGCTATCACAAGTGCACACAATATGATTGCAGCATTGCTTGACAACTATATTTATCAGCATCGGAGTGAAGGATTTACTTTAAAACAGATTCTATGGAAACGTGTACTTGACGTAAATGACCGCAGTCTTCGTAATGTAGTTACAGGTCTGGGAGCGTCAACGGATGGTTTGCCAGCACAATCGGGCTTTGATATAACTCCTGCCAGCGAGATTATGGCTGCATTATGTCTTGCAGACAGTGAGAAAGATCTTCGTCGTCGTATTGAAAATATGGTGTTAGGTATTACCTTTGATGATAAGCCTTTCACTGTGCGTGATCTTGGTGTGGCCGGAGCGATAACAGTACTGCTGATGGATGCGATTAAGCCTAATCTTGTTCAGACACTAGAAGGGACACCTGCTCTGGTTCATGGTGGTCCGTTTGCAAATATAGCCCATGGATGTAACAGTCTGGTTGCTACAAAACTGGCAATGTCATTGAGTGACTATGCGATTACGGAGGCTGGCTTCGGTGCTGACCTTGGTGCCGAGAAGTTCCTGGATATCAAGTGTAGAAAAGCAGAGATTCATCCTCGTGCTACAGTACTTGTCACAACCTTGTGTGGTTTGAAGATGCATGGTGGACTTGTTGATGGCGATTCTCGAGAGCAGGAACGGCAGGCACTCGTTGATGGCTTTGCTAATCTTGACCGCCATGTTGAGAACATGCAACGTTTCGGTCAGCCAGTTGTTATTACACTGAACAGATATGGTGATGATACCGAGGAAGAGATTAAACTTCTTTCTGAGCACTGTAAGATGTTGGGAGTAGGTTTTGCAGAAAACAATGTGTTCACGAAGGGCGGCGAAGGTGCAGAAGAACTGGCTCGCCTTGTTGTGGAGACGATTGAAAAACAAGGAGCTAAAGAAATACACATGACATACGCTGATGACGACAGCATTGAAGAGAAAGTTAATAAGATTGCCAAGAATATTTACGGTGCACGCTCTGTCATTCTCAAAAAATCAGCTCAGAATAAACTCGCCCGCATTCATGCGTGGGGAATGGATCGCTTCCCCGTTTGCATTGCCAAGACGCAGTTCTCATTCAGTGAGGACCCCAAACAGGTAGGAGTAGCCAAGAACTTCGATATTACGATCCGTGATTTTGTTATCAATGGAGGTTCCGAAATGATTGTTGCTATTGCTGGTGACATTATGCGTATGCCAGGATTGCCCAAGGTTCCACAGGCTGAAAGAATTGATATTGTTCGCGGTCAGATAGAAGGATTGGCTTAG
- a CDS encoding Rossmann-like and DUF2520 domain-containing protein translates to MMKVTLIGAGNLATQLGKSLKKAGIIICQVYSRTESSAKILGELLDTEWLTDVTLLNDEADIYIFSVKDSALCELIPKICKGREDKLFLHTAGSMPMTCFAGVAQHYGVFYPMQTFSKTKDVSFEKIPVFIEGDSAGTESIIRRFSGKLSKRVITLSSADRKYLHLAAVWACNFSNYCYSVASDILSEHGIPFNVMLPLINETTEKIHKISPKDAQTGPAVRGDRNVMSQQLKLMNGRGDLQELYRILSQGINPLIGNPVLDKNN, encoded by the coding sequence ATGATGAAGGTTACATTGATTGGTGCTGGCAATCTCGCCACACAGTTAGGTAAGTCGCTGAAGAAAGCTGGCATCATAATCTGTCAGGTATATAGTCGTACTGAATCGTCAGCCAAGATATTGGGCGAACTGCTTGATACCGAGTGGCTGACAGATGTTACACTACTGAATGACGAGGCTGATATATACATCTTTTCAGTGAAGGACAGTGCCCTGTGTGAGTTAATTCCAAAGATCTGTAAGGGTAGGGAAGACAAGCTGTTTCTCCATACGGCAGGCTCTATGCCAATGACTTGTTTTGCGGGGGTGGCACAGCATTACGGCGTGTTTTATCCTATGCAGACGTTCTCTAAGACAAAGGATGTCAGCTTTGAAAAAATCCCGGTATTCATTGAGGGAGACTCAGCAGGAACGGAGAGTATTATCAGACGTTTTTCCGGTAAGCTGTCCAAGCGGGTGATTACCTTGTCTTCAGCTGACAGAAAGTACCTGCACTTGGCAGCAGTATGGGCTTGTAACTTCTCTAATTACTGCTATAGCGTTGCGTCCGATATACTTAGTGAGCACGGTATTCCATTCAATGTTATGTTGCCATTGATTAATGAAACAACAGAGAAGATTCACAAAATCAGTCCGAAGGATGCACAGACTGGACCTGCAGTGCGTGGAGACCGGAACGTAATGAGCCAGCAACTGAAGTTGATGAATGGCAGGGGAGATTTACAAGAACTTTATAGGATACTTTCACAGGGTATTAACCCGCTTATTGGTAATCCTGTTTTAGATAAAAATAATTAA
- a CDS encoding IS1380 family transposase translates to MTKVAIKNENITSFGGIYHIMDVFSKLGLEKITESVLGRRGCSGKAFSHGSILGSLFFSYLCGGDCLEDINALIGQFRQRPGTLLPGADTVGRGLKELAEENIVYRSETSGKSYSFNTAEKLNTLLLRMIRRMGLIKAGSHVDLDFDHQFVPARKFDAKYSYKQDHGYFPGWASIGGIIVGGENRDGNTNVKFHQEDTLRRIMDRVTSELGVVTERFRADCGSFSKEIIRTVEQRCNTFYIRAANCGSRCGDFRQLEGWKSVEVGYERCDVTSVSMDDLIEGKSYRLVVQRTPLKDRHGREQTDMFGVIYTYRCILTNNRTSAGKDIITFYNERGASEKNFDIQNNDFGWAHLPFSFMAENMAFMMVTAMLKNFHLYLVRNISEKVKPLKKTSRLKAFILHFVIVPAKWVRTGRRNVLNLYTNKTYYSEVFLE, encoded by the coding sequence ATGACAAAGGTAGCAATTAAAAACGAGAATATCACTTCCTTCGGAGGAATTTATCACATCATGGACGTTTTTTCAAAGTTGGGCCTTGAAAAAATTACCGAATCCGTGTTGGGCAGACGCGGATGCAGCGGCAAGGCATTCAGCCATGGAAGCATCCTGGGCTCTCTCTTCTTCAGCTACCTTTGCGGTGGGGATTGCCTTGAGGACATCAATGCGCTTATTGGGCAGTTCAGGCAGAGACCTGGTACGCTGTTACCCGGTGCCGACACCGTGGGGCGCGGACTGAAGGAGCTTGCCGAAGAGAATATTGTCTACAGGAGCGAAACCTCCGGCAAGTCCTACAGTTTCAACACTGCAGAGAAGCTGAACACCTTACTTTTACGTATGATACGTAGAATGGGTCTTATAAAGGCGGGCAGCCATGTTGACCTGGACTTTGACCACCAGTTTGTTCCAGCCCGCAAGTTCGATGCAAAGTATTCCTACAAGCAGGACCATGGCTATTTCCCGGGCTGGGCTTCCATCGGGGGCATCATAGTCGGAGGTGAGAACCGTGACGGAAACACCAATGTGAAATTCCATCAGGAGGACACGCTTCGCCGCATTATGGACCGTGTGACCTCCGAGCTTGGTGTTGTGACAGAGCGTTTCCGTGCCGACTGCGGGTCGTTCTCGAAGGAAATCATCCGAACCGTAGAGCAGCGCTGCAACACGTTCTATATACGTGCTGCCAACTGCGGCAGCCGGTGCGGGGACTTCCGCCAGCTGGAAGGATGGAAGAGCGTTGAGGTTGGCTATGAGAGATGCGATGTCACCTCCGTCAGCATGGACGACCTCATCGAAGGAAAGTCATACAGGCTTGTCGTACAGCGTACTCCCTTGAAAGACAGGCACGGCAGGGAACAGACGGATATGTTCGGAGTGATATACACATACCGCTGTATCCTTACCAACAACCGGACATCTGCCGGGAAGGACATCATCACATTCTACAATGAACGTGGAGCGAGCGAAAAGAACTTCGACATACAGAACAATGACTTCGGATGGGCACATCTGCCCTTTTCCTTCATGGCTGAGAACATGGCTTTCATGATGGTTACCGCCATGCTGAAGAACTTCCATCTCTATCTCGTCCGTAATATCAGCGAGAAGGTCAAGCCGTTGAAAAAGACAAGCAGGCTGAAAGCCTTTATCCTGCATTTCGTCATCGTACCGGCAAAATGGGTGAGAACAGGAAGGCGAAACGTCCTGAACCTGTATACAAATAAAACATACTACTCTGAAGTATTCCTTGAATAA
- a CDS encoding KdsC family phosphatase produces the protein MINYDLQKIKAVVFDVDGVLSASTIQMDEKGDPLRTINIKDGYAIQLAVKHGIQLAIMTGGHNENVRSRYEYLGIKDVYISCSMKIRTWEEFLKKYDLKEEEIIYVGDDIPDYEVMKRAGCPCCPKDACAEIKDISTYVSDCEGGHGVARDILEQVMKAQGKWVLNEKAFGW, from the coding sequence ATGATAAACTACGATTTACAGAAGATTAAGGCAGTAGTCTTTGATGTTGACGGTGTTCTGTCTGCATCAACGATTCAGATGGATGAGAAGGGAGACCCACTTCGCACGATTAATATCAAGGATGGCTATGCCATACAGTTAGCTGTCAAGCATGGAATACAGCTTGCTATTATGACTGGCGGACATAATGAGAATGTCCGTTCACGCTATGAGTATCTTGGTATCAAAGATGTTTATATCAGTTGTTCTATGAAGATACGCACATGGGAAGAGTTCCTCAAGAAATATGATTTGAAGGAAGAAGAAATCATATATGTCGGCGATGACATCCCTGATTACGAAGTGATGAAGCGTGCCGGCTGTCCTTGTTGTCCAAAAGATGCGTGTGCTGAGATTAAAGATATATCCACCTATGTAAGTGACTGCGAGGGTGGTCATGGAGTAGCACGTGATATTCTTGAGCAGGTAATGAAGGCACAGGGGAAATGGGTGTTGAATGAAAAGGCTTTTGGCTGGTAA